A genomic window from Betta splendens chromosome 24, fBetSpl5.4, whole genome shotgun sequence includes:
- the tmem251 gene encoding lysosomal enzyme trafficking factor yields MMNFRQRMGWLSVALFLLISAMATYYVFEVPAFSLEHVQRGIPTSSPPSPTWTNLPSLPVWMWVSVFLLPYLQFFLFLFSCTRADPQAVGYCILPVCIFLFWNRRKPTNHRVASVIDT; encoded by the coding sequence ATGATGAACTTCCGGCAGAGGATGGGTTGGTTAAGCGTGGCTCTCTTCCTGCTGATCAGTGCCATGGCAACATACTATGTGTTTGAAGTTCCAGCATTCAGTTTGGAGCATGTGCAGAGAGGCATTCCAacctcctcccctccatcccCTACCTGGACTAATCTGCCTTCTCTTCCTGTGTGGATGTGGGTATCTGTCTTTTTGCTACCCTACCTGcagtttttccttttcttgttttcctgcaCAAGGGCAGACCCCCAAGCTGTTGGCTACTGCATACTTCCTGTCTGTATCTTCCTGTTCTGGAACCGCCGCAAACCAACCAATCACAGGGTGGCATCTGTGATCGACACCTAG